One genomic region from Strix uralensis isolate ZFMK-TIS-50842 chromosome 19, bStrUra1, whole genome shotgun sequence encodes:
- the MYOCD gene encoding myocardin isoform X4 has translation MGQSLLNQTFCWIFMPLFTGFIYFLQLRLQQRRTREQLADQGIMPPLKSPSAFHEQRKSLERAKTEDYLKHKIRSRPERSDLVNMHILQDSAAEGSIQSTQMKLKRARLADDLNEKIALRPGPLELVEKNIIPVDSAVKEAIKGTQVSFPKPADAFTFEEDSSNDGLSPEQARSEDSPGSTELAAGTKAPEPALATPTGAPQDHPQSADGRAPDPASGQGSQCDSPKQTAGQESPTLPVPSTVKSKSSSDIKNRHKKPKDTKPKVKKLKYHQYIPPDQKAEKSPPPMDSAYARLLQQQQLFLQLQILSQQQQQQQQQQHFSYPGMHQGQLKQSNEQMVKSSNSSSTSVNNNPLSPVKTTFSGQTCVSSIKPGPLPSNLDDLKVSELRQQLRIRGLPVSGTKTALMERLRPFQECGSNAVPNFSEITTVTFPVTPTSTLSSYQSQSSTSMLSNGFYHFGSTSSTPPISPASSDLSVSGSLPDTFNDGPMSSPQFGLQPSPVHGSAEESLMSSMNGGSIQLELEGIDTEKDKMLVEKQKVINELTWKLQQEQRQVEELRMQLQKRKRSNGLEEKQQPTQHFFGVPIKQENAVSSCPFASKQTALKGQASSSDKLSNCGVPQLPHIVNSHCLEPAGQSTITSSTFLSPQCSPQHSPLGAAKSPQHISLPPSPNSHYLLSVSPGSQAEGRSGSPQTNSCLRTASQMTRSQQMDELLDVLIESGEMPANAKEDRSCLQKVPQITVSTGNSSASLPKSSAPFEQVPSAQLPFDHCPGSSDTHLEVLLNAHSPLGRVSEIALLKMGGEESHFEGMMEGFSGKAADELLTSQEILQTPLSPMETQLSPSPADGSGLQMSFTESPWETMEWLDLTPPSSATGFGSLTAAGPSIFNIDFLDVTDLNLNTSMDLHLQQW, from the exons ACTGAAGATTATCTCAAGCACAAGATCAGAAGCAGGCCTGAGCGATCAGACCTGGTCAATATGCACATTTTACAAG ACTCAGCTGCAGAGGGGTCCATTCAGTCTACTCAAATGAAGCTGAAAAGAGCCCGACTGGCAGATGATCTCAATGAAAAGATTGCTCTCAGGCCTGGTCCTttggagctggtggagaagaatATTATTCCCGTCGACTCAGCTGTGAAAGAGGCCATAAAAG GCACCCAGGTCAGCTTCCCCAAGCCAGCTGACGCCTTCACCTTCGAGGAGGACAGCAGCAACGACGGGCTGTCCCCGGAGCAGGCCAGGAGCGAGGACTCCCCGGGCTCCACCGAGTTGGCAGCAGGCACCAAGGCGCCAGAGCCAGCTCTCGCCACTCCCACCGGCGCGCCCCAG GATCACCCCCAGAGTGCCGATGGCCGTGCGCCGGACCCAGCCTCGGGGCAGGGCAGCCAGTGTGACAGCCCCAAGCAGACAGCAGGGCAGGAGAGCCCAACTCTCCCTGTACCCTCCACCGTGAAG TCCAAATCATCCAGTGATATCAAGAACCGTCACAAAAAGCCCAAGGACACCAAGCCCAAGGTGAAGAAGCTGAAGTATCACCAGTACATCCCTCCGGACCAGAAGGCAGAGAAGTCCCCTCCACCCATGGACTCTGCATATGCCAgactcctccagcagcagcagctctttctgcagctccagattctcagccagcagcagcagcagcagcaacagcagcagcacttcaGCTACCCAGGGATGCACCAAGGCCAGCTAAA GCAATCAAATGAGCAAATGGTCAAAAGTTCAAATTCTTCATCAACTTCTGTCAACAACAACCCACTTTCCCCTGTGAAAACCACCTTTTCAGGCCAGACTTGTGTCTCATCTATCAAGCCAGGCCCTCTGCCATCTAACCTGGACGATCTGAAA GTATCAGAACTGAGACAGCAGCTCCGAATACGAGGCTTGCCTGTGTCGGGAACCAAAACAGCACTGATGGAACGGCTGCGGCCCTTCCAGGAGTGTGGCAGCAATGCAGTGCCAAACTTCAGTGAGATCACCACCGTCACCTTCCCAGTCACTCCAACAAGCACCCTGTCGAGTTACCAGTCGCAGTCCTCCACCAGCATGTTATCGAATGGCTTCTACCACTTtggcagcaccagctccacaccacccatctctccagcctcctccGACCTCTCTGTGAGTGGCTCTTTGCCAGACACATTCAACGATGGGCCCATGTCTTCTCCACAGTTTGGTCTCCAGCCATCCCCAGTTCATGGCAGTGCTGAAGAAAGCCTCATGAGTAGCATGAATGGAGGGAGCATCCAGCTGGAGCTGGAAGGGATTGACACAGAGAAAGACAAGATGCTGGTGGAGAAGCAGAAGGTCATCAATGAGCTCACGTGGAAGCTGCAGCAAGAGCAGAGGCAGGTGGAAGAGCTACGGATGCAGCTCCAGAAGCGGAAAAGAAGCAATGGCcttgaggagaagcagcagcccaCTCAGCATTTCTTTGGTGTCCCCATCAAGCAGGAAAATGCAGTGTCCAGCTGTCCATTTGCATCCAAACAAACTGCCTTGAAAGGCCAAGCCAGCAGCTCAGATAAGTTAAGTAACTGTGGGGTGCCGCAGCTGCCTCACATTGTAAATAGCCACTGCTTGGAGCCTGCAGGGCAAAGCACCATCACCTCCTCGACATTCCTGAGCCCTCAGTGCTCCCCCCAGCACTCTCCACTCGGGGCTGCAAAGAGCCCCCAGCACATCAGCCTGCCACCGTCCCCCAACAGCCACTATCTCCTCTCAGTGTCCCCCGGCTCACAGGCAGAAGGGCGCAGCGGGTCCCCGCAGACCAACAGTTGCCTTCGTACTGCGTCG CAGATGACACGAAGTCAGCAGATGGATGAGCTTCTGGACGTGCTGATTGAGAGCGGAG AAATGCCAGCCAATGCCAAAGAAGATCGGTCCTGTCTCCAGAAAGTACCTCAGATAACGGTGTCTACAGGGAACTCCAGTGCTTCACTCCCAAAGTCTTCTGCCCCGTTCGAGCAGGTGCCCtcagcccagctcccctttgATCACTGTCCGGGCAGCAGTGACACTCACCTCGAGGTCCTGCTGAATGCCCACAGCCCCCTGGGGAGGGTCAGTGAAATTGCCCTGCTGAAGATGGGGGGAGAAGAGTCCCACTTCGAAGGGATGATGGAGGGGTTCTCTGGAAAAGCCGCAGATGAACTGCTCACCTCCCAGGAAATTTTACAGACTCCCCTTTCGCCTATGGAAACCCagctctccccttcccctgccgACGGCTCCGGTTTACAAATGAGTTTCACTGAGTCTCCATGGGAAACGATGGAGTGGCTGGACCTCACTCCCCCCAGCTCCGCCACTGGCTTTGGCTCGCTCACCGCCGCAGGTCCCAGCATCTTCAACATTGATTTCTTAGATGTTACCGATCTCAATCTAAACACCAGCATGGACCTGCACCTGCAGCAGTGGTGA
- the MYOCD gene encoding myocardin isoform X6 → MPPLKSPSAFHEQRKSLERAKTEDYLKHKIRSRPERSDLVNMHILQDSAAEGSIQSTQMKLKRARLADDLNEKIALRPGPLELVEKNIIPVDSAVKEAIKGTQVSFPKPADAFTFEEDSSNDGLSPEQARSEDSPGSTELAAGTKAPEPALATPTGAPQDHPQSADGRAPDPASGQGSQCDSPKQTAGQESPTLPVPSTVKSKSSSDIKNRHKKPKDTKPKVKKLKYHQYIPPDQKAEKSPPPMDSAYARLLQQQQLFLQLQILSQQQQQQQQQQHFSYPGMHQGQLKQSNEQMVKSSNSSSTSVNNNPLSPVKTTFSGQTCVSSIKPGPLPSNLDDLKVSELRQQLRIRGLPVSGTKTALMERLRPFQECGSNAVPNFSEITTVTFPVTPTSTLSSYQSQSSTSMLSNGFYHFGSTSSTPPISPASSDLSVSGSLPDTFNDGPMSSPQFGLQPSPVHGSAEESLMSSMNGGSIQLELEGIDTEKDKMLVEKQKVINELTWKLQQEQRQVEELRMQLQKRKRSNGLEEKQQPTQHFFGVPIKQENAVSSCPFASKQTALKGQASSSDKLSNCGVPQLPHIVNSHCLEPAGQSTITSSTFLSPQCSPQHSPLGAAKSPQHISLPPSPNSHYLLSVSPGSQAEGRSGSPQTNSCLRTASMATQAGQKFSIPSPSFCKSSPALSEVKQPPPYEDAVKQQMTRSQQMDELLDVLIESGEMPANAKEDRSCLQKVPQITVSTGNSSASLPKSSAPFEQVPSAQLPFDHCPGSSDTHLEVLLNAHSPLGRVSEIALLKMGGEESHFEGMMEGFSGKAADELLTSQEILQTPLSPMETQLSPSPADGSGLQMSFTESPWETMEWLDLTPPSSATGFGSLTAAGPSIFNIDFLDVTDLNLNTSMDLHLQQW, encoded by the exons ACTGAAGATTATCTCAAGCACAAGATCAGAAGCAGGCCTGAGCGATCAGACCTGGTCAATATGCACATTTTACAAG ACTCAGCTGCAGAGGGGTCCATTCAGTCTACTCAAATGAAGCTGAAAAGAGCCCGACTGGCAGATGATCTCAATGAAAAGATTGCTCTCAGGCCTGGTCCTttggagctggtggagaagaatATTATTCCCGTCGACTCAGCTGTGAAAGAGGCCATAAAAG GCACCCAGGTCAGCTTCCCCAAGCCAGCTGACGCCTTCACCTTCGAGGAGGACAGCAGCAACGACGGGCTGTCCCCGGAGCAGGCCAGGAGCGAGGACTCCCCGGGCTCCACCGAGTTGGCAGCAGGCACCAAGGCGCCAGAGCCAGCTCTCGCCACTCCCACCGGCGCGCCCCAG GATCACCCCCAGAGTGCCGATGGCCGTGCGCCGGACCCAGCCTCGGGGCAGGGCAGCCAGTGTGACAGCCCCAAGCAGACAGCAGGGCAGGAGAGCCCAACTCTCCCTGTACCCTCCACCGTGAAG TCCAAATCATCCAGTGATATCAAGAACCGTCACAAAAAGCCCAAGGACACCAAGCCCAAGGTGAAGAAGCTGAAGTATCACCAGTACATCCCTCCGGACCAGAAGGCAGAGAAGTCCCCTCCACCCATGGACTCTGCATATGCCAgactcctccagcagcagcagctctttctgcagctccagattctcagccagcagcagcagcagcagcaacagcagcagcacttcaGCTACCCAGGGATGCACCAAGGCCAGCTAAA GCAATCAAATGAGCAAATGGTCAAAAGTTCAAATTCTTCATCAACTTCTGTCAACAACAACCCACTTTCCCCTGTGAAAACCACCTTTTCAGGCCAGACTTGTGTCTCATCTATCAAGCCAGGCCCTCTGCCATCTAACCTGGACGATCTGAAA GTATCAGAACTGAGACAGCAGCTCCGAATACGAGGCTTGCCTGTGTCGGGAACCAAAACAGCACTGATGGAACGGCTGCGGCCCTTCCAGGAGTGTGGCAGCAATGCAGTGCCAAACTTCAGTGAGATCACCACCGTCACCTTCCCAGTCACTCCAACAAGCACCCTGTCGAGTTACCAGTCGCAGTCCTCCACCAGCATGTTATCGAATGGCTTCTACCACTTtggcagcaccagctccacaccacccatctctccagcctcctccGACCTCTCTGTGAGTGGCTCTTTGCCAGACACATTCAACGATGGGCCCATGTCTTCTCCACAGTTTGGTCTCCAGCCATCCCCAGTTCATGGCAGTGCTGAAGAAAGCCTCATGAGTAGCATGAATGGAGGGAGCATCCAGCTGGAGCTGGAAGGGATTGACACAGAGAAAGACAAGATGCTGGTGGAGAAGCAGAAGGTCATCAATGAGCTCACGTGGAAGCTGCAGCAAGAGCAGAGGCAGGTGGAAGAGCTACGGATGCAGCTCCAGAAGCGGAAAAGAAGCAATGGCcttgaggagaagcagcagcccaCTCAGCATTTCTTTGGTGTCCCCATCAAGCAGGAAAATGCAGTGTCCAGCTGTCCATTTGCATCCAAACAAACTGCCTTGAAAGGCCAAGCCAGCAGCTCAGATAAGTTAAGTAACTGTGGGGTGCCGCAGCTGCCTCACATTGTAAATAGCCACTGCTTGGAGCCTGCAGGGCAAAGCACCATCACCTCCTCGACATTCCTGAGCCCTCAGTGCTCCCCCCAGCACTCTCCACTCGGGGCTGCAAAGAGCCCCCAGCACATCAGCCTGCCACCGTCCCCCAACAGCCACTATCTCCTCTCAGTGTCCCCCGGCTCACAGGCAGAAGGGCGCAGCGGGTCCCCGCAGACCAACAGTTGCCTTCGTACTGCGTCG ATGGCTACACAGGCAGGTCAAAAGTTTTCTATTCCATCCCCAAGTTTTTGTAAGTCAAGCCCAGCCCTCTCAGAGGTAAAGCAGCCTCCACCCTATGAGGATGCAGTAAAGCAG CAGATGACACGAAGTCAGCAGATGGATGAGCTTCTGGACGTGCTGATTGAGAGCGGAG AAATGCCAGCCAATGCCAAAGAAGATCGGTCCTGTCTCCAGAAAGTACCTCAGATAACGGTGTCTACAGGGAACTCCAGTGCTTCACTCCCAAAGTCTTCTGCCCCGTTCGAGCAGGTGCCCtcagcccagctcccctttgATCACTGTCCGGGCAGCAGTGACACTCACCTCGAGGTCCTGCTGAATGCCCACAGCCCCCTGGGGAGGGTCAGTGAAATTGCCCTGCTGAAGATGGGGGGAGAAGAGTCCCACTTCGAAGGGATGATGGAGGGGTTCTCTGGAAAAGCCGCAGATGAACTGCTCACCTCCCAGGAAATTTTACAGACTCCCCTTTCGCCTATGGAAACCCagctctccccttcccctgccgACGGCTCCGGTTTACAAATGAGTTTCACTGAGTCTCCATGGGAAACGATGGAGTGGCTGGACCTCACTCCCCCCAGCTCCGCCACTGGCTTTGGCTCGCTCACCGCCGCAGGTCCCAGCATCTTCAACATTGATTTCTTAGATGTTACCGATCTCAATCTAAACACCAGCATGGACCTGCACCTGCAGCAGTGGTGA
- the MYOCD gene encoding myocardin isoform X8, translating into MHILQDSAAEGSIQSTQMKLKRARLADDLNEKIALRPGPLELVEKNIIPVDSAVKEAIKGTQVSFPKPADAFTFEEDSSNDGLSPEQARSEDSPGSTELAAGTKAPEPALATPTGAPQDHPQSADGRAPDPASGQGSQCDSPKQTAGQESPTLPVPSTVKSKSSSDIKNRHKKPKDTKPKVKKLKYHQYIPPDQKAEKSPPPMDSAYARLLQQQQLFLQLQILSQQQQQQQQQQHFSYPGMHQGQLKQSNEQMVKSSNSSSTSVNNNPLSPVKTTFSGQTCVSSIKPGPLPSNLDDLKVSELRQQLRIRGLPVSGTKTALMERLRPFQECGSNAVPNFSEITTVTFPVTPTSTLSSYQSQSSTSMLSNGFYHFGSTSSTPPISPASSDLSVSGSLPDTFNDGPMSSPQFGLQPSPVHGSAEESLMSSMNGGSIQLELEGIDTEKDKMLVEKQKVINELTWKLQQEQRQVEELRMQLQKRKRSNGLEEKQQPTQHFFGVPIKQENAVSSCPFASKQTALKGQASSSDKLSNCGVPQLPHIVNSHCLEPAGQSTITSSTFLSPQCSPQHSPLGAAKSPQHISLPPSPNSHYLLSVSPGSQAEGRSGSPQTNSCLRTASMATQAGQKFSIPSPSFCKSSPALSEVKQPPPYEDAVKQQMTRSQQMDELLDVLIESGEMPANAKEDRSCLQKVPQITVSTGNSSASLPKSSAPFEQVPSAQLPFDHCPGSSDTHLEVLLNAHSPLGRVSEIALLKMGGEESHFEGMMEGFSGKAADELLTSQEILQTPLSPMETQLSPSPADGSGLQMSFTESPWETMEWLDLTPPSSATGFGSLTAAGPSIFNIDFLDVTDLNLNTSMDLHLQQW; encoded by the exons ATGCACATTTTACAAG ACTCAGCTGCAGAGGGGTCCATTCAGTCTACTCAAATGAAGCTGAAAAGAGCCCGACTGGCAGATGATCTCAATGAAAAGATTGCTCTCAGGCCTGGTCCTttggagctggtggagaagaatATTATTCCCGTCGACTCAGCTGTGAAAGAGGCCATAAAAG GCACCCAGGTCAGCTTCCCCAAGCCAGCTGACGCCTTCACCTTCGAGGAGGACAGCAGCAACGACGGGCTGTCCCCGGAGCAGGCCAGGAGCGAGGACTCCCCGGGCTCCACCGAGTTGGCAGCAGGCACCAAGGCGCCAGAGCCAGCTCTCGCCACTCCCACCGGCGCGCCCCAG GATCACCCCCAGAGTGCCGATGGCCGTGCGCCGGACCCAGCCTCGGGGCAGGGCAGCCAGTGTGACAGCCCCAAGCAGACAGCAGGGCAGGAGAGCCCAACTCTCCCTGTACCCTCCACCGTGAAG TCCAAATCATCCAGTGATATCAAGAACCGTCACAAAAAGCCCAAGGACACCAAGCCCAAGGTGAAGAAGCTGAAGTATCACCAGTACATCCCTCCGGACCAGAAGGCAGAGAAGTCCCCTCCACCCATGGACTCTGCATATGCCAgactcctccagcagcagcagctctttctgcagctccagattctcagccagcagcagcagcagcagcaacagcagcagcacttcaGCTACCCAGGGATGCACCAAGGCCAGCTAAA GCAATCAAATGAGCAAATGGTCAAAAGTTCAAATTCTTCATCAACTTCTGTCAACAACAACCCACTTTCCCCTGTGAAAACCACCTTTTCAGGCCAGACTTGTGTCTCATCTATCAAGCCAGGCCCTCTGCCATCTAACCTGGACGATCTGAAA GTATCAGAACTGAGACAGCAGCTCCGAATACGAGGCTTGCCTGTGTCGGGAACCAAAACAGCACTGATGGAACGGCTGCGGCCCTTCCAGGAGTGTGGCAGCAATGCAGTGCCAAACTTCAGTGAGATCACCACCGTCACCTTCCCAGTCACTCCAACAAGCACCCTGTCGAGTTACCAGTCGCAGTCCTCCACCAGCATGTTATCGAATGGCTTCTACCACTTtggcagcaccagctccacaccacccatctctccagcctcctccGACCTCTCTGTGAGTGGCTCTTTGCCAGACACATTCAACGATGGGCCCATGTCTTCTCCACAGTTTGGTCTCCAGCCATCCCCAGTTCATGGCAGTGCTGAAGAAAGCCTCATGAGTAGCATGAATGGAGGGAGCATCCAGCTGGAGCTGGAAGGGATTGACACAGAGAAAGACAAGATGCTGGTGGAGAAGCAGAAGGTCATCAATGAGCTCACGTGGAAGCTGCAGCAAGAGCAGAGGCAGGTGGAAGAGCTACGGATGCAGCTCCAGAAGCGGAAAAGAAGCAATGGCcttgaggagaagcagcagcccaCTCAGCATTTCTTTGGTGTCCCCATCAAGCAGGAAAATGCAGTGTCCAGCTGTCCATTTGCATCCAAACAAACTGCCTTGAAAGGCCAAGCCAGCAGCTCAGATAAGTTAAGTAACTGTGGGGTGCCGCAGCTGCCTCACATTGTAAATAGCCACTGCTTGGAGCCTGCAGGGCAAAGCACCATCACCTCCTCGACATTCCTGAGCCCTCAGTGCTCCCCCCAGCACTCTCCACTCGGGGCTGCAAAGAGCCCCCAGCACATCAGCCTGCCACCGTCCCCCAACAGCCACTATCTCCTCTCAGTGTCCCCCGGCTCACAGGCAGAAGGGCGCAGCGGGTCCCCGCAGACCAACAGTTGCCTTCGTACTGCGTCG ATGGCTACACAGGCAGGTCAAAAGTTTTCTATTCCATCCCCAAGTTTTTGTAAGTCAAGCCCAGCCCTCTCAGAGGTAAAGCAGCCTCCACCCTATGAGGATGCAGTAAAGCAG CAGATGACACGAAGTCAGCAGATGGATGAGCTTCTGGACGTGCTGATTGAGAGCGGAG AAATGCCAGCCAATGCCAAAGAAGATCGGTCCTGTCTCCAGAAAGTACCTCAGATAACGGTGTCTACAGGGAACTCCAGTGCTTCACTCCCAAAGTCTTCTGCCCCGTTCGAGCAGGTGCCCtcagcccagctcccctttgATCACTGTCCGGGCAGCAGTGACACTCACCTCGAGGTCCTGCTGAATGCCCACAGCCCCCTGGGGAGGGTCAGTGAAATTGCCCTGCTGAAGATGGGGGGAGAAGAGTCCCACTTCGAAGGGATGATGGAGGGGTTCTCTGGAAAAGCCGCAGATGAACTGCTCACCTCCCAGGAAATTTTACAGACTCCCCTTTCGCCTATGGAAACCCagctctccccttcccctgccgACGGCTCCGGTTTACAAATGAGTTTCACTGAGTCTCCATGGGAAACGATGGAGTGGCTGGACCTCACTCCCCCCAGCTCCGCCACTGGCTTTGGCTCGCTCACCGCCGCAGGTCCCAGCATCTTCAACATTGATTTCTTAGATGTTACCGATCTCAATCTAAACACCAGCATGGACCTGCACCTGCAGCAGTGGTGA
- the MYOCD gene encoding myocardin isoform X7, producing the protein MGQSLLNQTFCWIFMPLFTGFIYFLQLRLQQRRTREQLADQGIMPHSAAEGSIQSTQMKLKRARLADDLNEKIALRPGPLELVEKNIIPVDSAVKEAIKGTQVSFPKPADAFTFEEDSSNDGLSPEQARSEDSPGSTELAAGTKAPEPALATPTGAPQDHPQSADGRAPDPASGQGSQCDSPKQTAGQESPTLPVPSTVKSKSSSDIKNRHKKPKDTKPKVKKLKYHQYIPPDQKAEKSPPPMDSAYARLLQQQQLFLQLQILSQQQQQQQQQQHFSYPGMHQGQLKQSNEQMVKSSNSSSTSVNNNPLSPVKTTFSGQTCVSSIKPGPLPSNLDDLKVSELRQQLRIRGLPVSGTKTALMERLRPFQECGSNAVPNFSEITTVTFPVTPTSTLSSYQSQSSTSMLSNGFYHFGSTSSTPPISPASSDLSVSGSLPDTFNDGPMSSPQFGLQPSPVHGSAEESLMSSMNGGSIQLELEGIDTEKDKMLVEKQKVINELTWKLQQEQRQVEELRMQLQKRKRSNGLEEKQQPTQHFFGVPIKQENAVSSCPFASKQTALKGQASSSDKLSNCGVPQLPHIVNSHCLEPAGQSTITSSTFLSPQCSPQHSPLGAAKSPQHISLPPSPNSHYLLSVSPGSQAEGRSGSPQTNSCLRTASMATQAGQKFSIPSPSFCKSSPALSEVKQPPPYEDAVKQQMTRSQQMDELLDVLIESGEMPANAKEDRSCLQKVPQITVSTGNSSASLPKSSAPFEQVPSAQLPFDHCPGSSDTHLEVLLNAHSPLGRVSEIALLKMGGEESHFEGMMEGFSGKAADELLTSQEILQTPLSPMETQLSPSPADGSGLQMSFTESPWETMEWLDLTPPSSATGFGSLTAAGPSIFNIDFLDVTDLNLNTSMDLHLQQW; encoded by the exons ACTCAGCTGCAGAGGGGTCCATTCAGTCTACTCAAATGAAGCTGAAAAGAGCCCGACTGGCAGATGATCTCAATGAAAAGATTGCTCTCAGGCCTGGTCCTttggagctggtggagaagaatATTATTCCCGTCGACTCAGCTGTGAAAGAGGCCATAAAAG GCACCCAGGTCAGCTTCCCCAAGCCAGCTGACGCCTTCACCTTCGAGGAGGACAGCAGCAACGACGGGCTGTCCCCGGAGCAGGCCAGGAGCGAGGACTCCCCGGGCTCCACCGAGTTGGCAGCAGGCACCAAGGCGCCAGAGCCAGCTCTCGCCACTCCCACCGGCGCGCCCCAG GATCACCCCCAGAGTGCCGATGGCCGTGCGCCGGACCCAGCCTCGGGGCAGGGCAGCCAGTGTGACAGCCCCAAGCAGACAGCAGGGCAGGAGAGCCCAACTCTCCCTGTACCCTCCACCGTGAAG TCCAAATCATCCAGTGATATCAAGAACCGTCACAAAAAGCCCAAGGACACCAAGCCCAAGGTGAAGAAGCTGAAGTATCACCAGTACATCCCTCCGGACCAGAAGGCAGAGAAGTCCCCTCCACCCATGGACTCTGCATATGCCAgactcctccagcagcagcagctctttctgcagctccagattctcagccagcagcagcagcagcagcaacagcagcagcacttcaGCTACCCAGGGATGCACCAAGGCCAGCTAAA GCAATCAAATGAGCAAATGGTCAAAAGTTCAAATTCTTCATCAACTTCTGTCAACAACAACCCACTTTCCCCTGTGAAAACCACCTTTTCAGGCCAGACTTGTGTCTCATCTATCAAGCCAGGCCCTCTGCCATCTAACCTGGACGATCTGAAA GTATCAGAACTGAGACAGCAGCTCCGAATACGAGGCTTGCCTGTGTCGGGAACCAAAACAGCACTGATGGAACGGCTGCGGCCCTTCCAGGAGTGTGGCAGCAATGCAGTGCCAAACTTCAGTGAGATCACCACCGTCACCTTCCCAGTCACTCCAACAAGCACCCTGTCGAGTTACCAGTCGCAGTCCTCCACCAGCATGTTATCGAATGGCTTCTACCACTTtggcagcaccagctccacaccacccatctctccagcctcctccGACCTCTCTGTGAGTGGCTCTTTGCCAGACACATTCAACGATGGGCCCATGTCTTCTCCACAGTTTGGTCTCCAGCCATCCCCAGTTCATGGCAGTGCTGAAGAAAGCCTCATGAGTAGCATGAATGGAGGGAGCATCCAGCTGGAGCTGGAAGGGATTGACACAGAGAAAGACAAGATGCTGGTGGAGAAGCAGAAGGTCATCAATGAGCTCACGTGGAAGCTGCAGCAAGAGCAGAGGCAGGTGGAAGAGCTACGGATGCAGCTCCAGAAGCGGAAAAGAAGCAATGGCcttgaggagaagcagcagcccaCTCAGCATTTCTTTGGTGTCCCCATCAAGCAGGAAAATGCAGTGTCCAGCTGTCCATTTGCATCCAAACAAACTGCCTTGAAAGGCCAAGCCAGCAGCTCAGATAAGTTAAGTAACTGTGGGGTGCCGCAGCTGCCTCACATTGTAAATAGCCACTGCTTGGAGCCTGCAGGGCAAAGCACCATCACCTCCTCGACATTCCTGAGCCCTCAGTGCTCCCCCCAGCACTCTCCACTCGGGGCTGCAAAGAGCCCCCAGCACATCAGCCTGCCACCGTCCCCCAACAGCCACTATCTCCTCTCAGTGTCCCCCGGCTCACAGGCAGAAGGGCGCAGCGGGTCCCCGCAGACCAACAGTTGCCTTCGTACTGCGTCG ATGGCTACACAGGCAGGTCAAAAGTTTTCTATTCCATCCCCAAGTTTTTGTAAGTCAAGCCCAGCCCTCTCAGAGGTAAAGCAGCCTCCACCCTATGAGGATGCAGTAAAGCAG CAGATGACACGAAGTCAGCAGATGGATGAGCTTCTGGACGTGCTGATTGAGAGCGGAG AAATGCCAGCCAATGCCAAAGAAGATCGGTCCTGTCTCCAGAAAGTACCTCAGATAACGGTGTCTACAGGGAACTCCAGTGCTTCACTCCCAAAGTCTTCTGCCCCGTTCGAGCAGGTGCCCtcagcccagctcccctttgATCACTGTCCGGGCAGCAGTGACACTCACCTCGAGGTCCTGCTGAATGCCCACAGCCCCCTGGGGAGGGTCAGTGAAATTGCCCTGCTGAAGATGGGGGGAGAAGAGTCCCACTTCGAAGGGATGATGGAGGGGTTCTCTGGAAAAGCCGCAGATGAACTGCTCACCTCCCAGGAAATTTTACAGACTCCCCTTTCGCCTATGGAAACCCagctctccccttcccctgccgACGGCTCCGGTTTACAAATGAGTTTCACTGAGTCTCCATGGGAAACGATGGAGTGGCTGGACCTCACTCCCCCCAGCTCCGCCACTGGCTTTGGCTCGCTCACCGCCGCAGGTCCCAGCATCTTCAACATTGATTTCTTAGATGTTACCGATCTCAATCTAAACACCAGCATGGACCTGCACCTGCAGCAGTGGTGA